From a region of the Helianthus annuus cultivar XRQ/B chromosome 5, HanXRQr2.0-SUNRISE, whole genome shotgun sequence genome:
- the LOC110941130 gene encoding uncharacterized protein LOC110941130: MKKFNNQKHQAGKDATVDCAMWTDGLICAFEAKRSHKKCRPQDIIGWKKQGFKTGIDNLDEPRVNDNIYTTNYWVPIGWSRINQLVETIQVDGCWEAQHTEFQISDNEVTVADIAAPYWERPGGPTWWCHVDAGHPSVTMWLSNSKWLHPAISIALRDESKLISERMKHLLYEVPVRVAGGLLFELLGQSAGDPYVEEDDIPVVLRSWQAQNFLVTALHVKGDATNINVLGVSEVQELLAAGGSSLPQTIHEVIALLACRLARWDDRLFRKYIFGAADEVELKFMNRRNHEDLHLFSIILNQEIRRLSSQVIRVKWSLHAREEIVFELLQHLKGNTAKYLLEGITKSTRQMIEEQEAVRGRLFTVQDVMQSTVRAWLQDKSLRVTHNLGVFGGCGLVLSIITGLFGLLYLGLKNPAMEEEVEVRKLELQEIVKMFQQEAESHAQLRKSDSKNQMPPVPASTMLPGGNTNDSYVLMHSEHD, from the exons ATGAAAAAGTTTAATAATCAGAAGCATCAAGCCGGTAAGGATGCCACAGTGGATTGTGCCATGTGGACCGACGGACTAATTTGTGCTTTTGAAGCTAAACGTAGCCATAAAAAGTGCAGGCCACAAGATATAATCGGGTGGAAAAAGCAAGGATTTAAAACCGGGATCGATAATTTAGACGAGCCGCGTGTTAATGATAATATATATACCACAAATTATTGGGTCCCGATCGGGTGGTCCAGGATTAATCAACTTGTGGAGACAATACAAGTGGACGGGTGTTGGGAAGCTCAACATACAGAGTTTCAAATTAGTGATAATGAAGTTACGGTTGCTGATATTGCTGCGCCTTACTGGGAGCGGCCTGGGGGGCCCACGTGGTGGTGTCATGTTGATGCAGGACATCCTTCTGTTACAATGTGGTTAAGTAACTCAAAATGGTTACATCCTGCTATCAGTATTGCTTTAAGAGATGAAAGCAAGCTTATAAGTGAGCGTATGAAACATCTACTTTATGAG GTTCCCGTTAGGGTTGCTGGTGGACTGTTATTCGAACTTTTAGGGCAGTCGGCCGGTGACCCGTATGTTGAAGAAGATGACATTCCGGTTGTCCTACGATCATGGCAAGCTCAAAACTTTTTAGTTACTGCGTTGCACGTCAAAGGTGATGCCACAAACATCAATGTCCTAGGAGTTTCAGAAGTCCAG GAGCTGCTTGCTGCAGGAGGTAGTAGTCTACCGCAAACTATTCATGAAGTTATAGCACTCTTAGCATGCCGCCTTGCCCGATGGGATGATAG ACTATTTCGGAAATACATCTTTGGAGCAGCAGATGAAGTTGAACTGAAGTTTATGAACAG gAGAAACCACGAGGATTTACATCTATTCAGCATTATACTAAACCAAGAAATCAGAAGATTATCTTCACAG GTTATAAGGGTAAAGTGGTCTCTACATGCTAGAGAAGAGATTGTTTTTGAGCTCCTTCAGCATTTGAAAGGCAACACAGCAAAATATTTGCTTGAAGGGATTACAAAGAGTACTAGACAAATGATTGAGGAACAAGAAGCTGTACGGGGACGTTTGTTTACCGTACAAGATGTCATGCAGAGTACGGTCCGCGCCTGGTTACAA GACAAAAGCCTACGTGTGACACACAACCTAGGAGTCTTCGGTGGCTGCGGTCTTGTCCTTTCAATAATCACGGGTCTCTTTG GATTACTTTACCTTGGACTTAAAAATCCCGCCATGGAAGAGGAAGTCGAGGTGAGAAAACTTGAGCTACAAGAAATCGTGAAAATGTTCCAACAAGAAGCTGAATCTCATGCGCAACTTAGAAAATCTGATTCGAAAAACCAAATGCCCCCGGTTCCTGCTTCTACCATGCTCCCTGGTGGGAACACGAACGACAGTTATGTTCTTATGCACTCAGAACATGATTGA